In the genome of Pseudomonas sp. P5_109, one region contains:
- a CDS encoding methyl-accepting chemotaxis protein produces MQAMQQMGAGLSHIVSGLQSGIEQLATSAQSLSAVTEQTNLEVSTQKEETEQVATAMNQMTATVHDVARNAEEAALAAQTADGKVESGQQVVRQSMARIEQLADSANSASSSIESLSAEIQNIGTVLSVIKSVAEQTNLLALNAAIEAARAGEQGRGFAVVADEVRALAKRTQQSTEEIERLVSALRTAAQSSVQQIQSSGELVKLAVSDALQTESALGSIAAAVSLIQQMNQQIAAAAEEQSSVAEEINRSVTSIRASADQSSLAMQGTAASSIQLAQLGVELKGMVGHFRL; encoded by the coding sequence ATGCAGGCAATGCAGCAAATGGGCGCGGGGCTCAGCCACATAGTCAGTGGCTTGCAGTCGGGTATCGAGCAGTTGGCGACTTCCGCCCAATCGCTGTCGGCGGTGACTGAGCAGACCAATCTTGAGGTCAGCACGCAGAAGGAGGAAACCGAACAGGTCGCCACTGCAATGAATCAGATGACGGCCACGGTGCATGATGTCGCACGAAATGCAGAGGAAGCAGCCCTGGCTGCGCAAACGGCTGACGGCAAGGTCGAAAGCGGTCAGCAGGTGGTACGCCAGAGCATGGCGCGGATCGAACAGTTGGCGGACTCGGCCAATTCCGCCAGTTCGAGCATCGAAAGCCTGAGTGCGGAGATCCAGAACATCGGCACGGTTTTGAGTGTGATCAAGAGCGTGGCGGAGCAGACCAACCTGCTGGCATTGAATGCGGCGATCGAGGCGGCCCGGGCCGGCGAGCAGGGCAGGGGCTTTGCCGTGGTGGCCGATGAAGTGCGGGCGTTGGCCAAGCGAACCCAGCAATCGACCGAGGAGATCGAACGCCTGGTCAGTGCTTTGCGCACGGCTGCGCAGTCGTCGGTGCAGCAGATCCAGAGCAGTGGCGAGTTGGTGAAATTGGCAGTCAGCGATGCCTTGCAGACCGAGAGTGCGCTGGGCAGCATTGCCGCGGCGGTATCGTTGATCCAGCAGATGAACCAGCAGATCGCCGCGGCGGCCGAGGAACAGAGCTCGGTGGCCGAAGAGATCAACCGCAGTGTCACCAGTATCCGCGCCAGTGCCGATCAGTCATCGCTGGCGATGCAGGGCACCGCGGCGTCCAGTATTCAACTGGCGCAACTGGGGGTTGAGCTGAAGGGCATGGTGGGGCATTTCAGGCTTTGA
- a CDS encoding tetratricopeptide repeat protein — translation MKAVIAIAATLMLAGCASNGMSSRPADCAKPGSDQELALNLADSMANEGRLYASLANLEGLPDSLVQVRLRKARVLRLMGRSEAGPLYQSLLGTCLAAEGEQGLGQLAAARNDNATAATHLERAVKMDPTDDRMRNDLGVVYLNQRRIPEARFEFMTAMELKQSNSLAALNMVTLLIYQDNWKVAAELVTRADLSPKQVEEAQTRAEKLKASTQKVLASGGSRGTEVADASSSANQ, via the coding sequence ATGAAAGCAGTCATAGCAATAGCGGCGACATTAATGCTCGCAGGTTGTGCCAGCAATGGCATGTCTTCGCGGCCGGCGGACTGCGCCAAGCCCGGTTCGGATCAAGAACTGGCCCTGAACCTGGCCGACAGCATGGCCAACGAAGGTCGTTTGTATGCCAGCCTGGCGAATTTGGAAGGATTGCCCGATAGCCTGGTCCAGGTTCGCCTGCGCAAGGCTCGGGTGCTGCGTTTGATGGGGCGAAGCGAGGCCGGTCCGTTGTATCAAAGCTTGCTCGGCACTTGTCTGGCGGCCGAAGGGGAACAAGGCCTGGGCCAGTTGGCCGCCGCCAGAAATGATAACGCCACCGCTGCCACTCACCTTGAGCGTGCGGTGAAAATGGACCCCACCGACGACAGGATGCGAAATGACCTGGGGGTCGTCTACCTCAATCAGCGACGGATCCCTGAAGCACGCTTTGAATTCATGACCGCCATGGAGCTCAAGCAGTCAAACTCACTGGCGGCACTCAATATGGTGACGCTGCTGATCTACCAGGATAACTGGAAGGTGGCTGCCGAACTCGTGACCCGCGCCGACTTGAGCCCCAAGCAAGTCGAAGAGGCCCAAACCCGCGCAGAAAAACTCAAGGCCTCCACCCAAAAAGTGTTGGCTTCCGGGGGGAGTCGCGGGACTGAGGTAGCCGATGCCTCTTCCAGTGCGAACCAGTAG
- a CDS encoding PLP-dependent aminotransferase family protein, whose amino-acid sequence MELRIDRQALVPVVQQIVDALTCWLHSSGVSPGTRLPSVRQIARINLLSQLSVVQACERLVTQGMLVSGHGASYTVAAPALIASAKHEPVWIEGAEPEHGPWSGELRLGCGGLPESWRETDDLIYAIRQVSRTDTASLFNYSTPLGLPALRQQILKRLRQLDIPAQENRIMTTAGASQGLDLIVRTLFKAGDCVVVESPGYPVLFDLFRLHGIHMVNVPRTPRGPDVDVLESLLVKHRPQGLLINSFYHNPTGSSLAPVVARRVLQLAKTFDVQVVEDDVYADLRSGSGTRLAALDDNVIYVGSYSKTLSSSLRVGFVVAGAAVTMRLAEVKMITGMGASRFCESVLACLLANGAYGKLVQRQRQRLNNDRRVVLQMLEDAEWEIFGKPAGGLFIWARSRMADYDQVRTQARRLGVLLSSKTAFNSSGGASDWQRINVAYACDPRARAFFQATARDRPQAF is encoded by the coding sequence ATGGAGTTGAGAATCGATCGACAGGCGCTTGTGCCCGTCGTACAGCAAATTGTTGACGCACTGACCTGCTGGCTTCACTCCAGCGGGGTATCGCCCGGTACGCGCCTGCCTTCGGTGCGACAGATTGCGCGGATTAATTTGCTCAGTCAGTTAAGCGTCGTTCAGGCCTGCGAACGCCTGGTGACGCAGGGGATGCTGGTGTCAGGTCATGGGGCCAGCTATACGGTTGCCGCCCCGGCTTTGATCGCGAGCGCGAAGCACGAGCCTGTGTGGATTGAGGGAGCTGAGCCCGAACATGGGCCCTGGTCGGGTGAGTTGAGGCTGGGCTGTGGCGGGTTGCCTGAAAGCTGGCGCGAGACCGACGATCTGATTTACGCGATTCGGCAGGTCAGTCGTACCGATACGGCCAGCCTGTTCAACTACAGCACGCCGCTGGGTTTGCCAGCCTTGCGCCAGCAGATACTCAAGCGCCTCAGGCAACTGGATATCCCGGCGCAGGAAAACCGGATCATGACCACGGCAGGTGCCAGTCAGGGGCTGGACCTGATTGTGCGGACACTGTTCAAGGCCGGCGACTGTGTGGTCGTGGAGAGTCCCGGCTATCCGGTGTTATTCGATCTGTTCAGGCTACACGGCATCCATATGGTGAATGTGCCGCGAACACCGCGTGGGCCGGACGTGGACGTACTCGAATCGTTGCTGGTCAAACACCGGCCTCAGGGGCTGTTGATCAATAGCTTTTATCACAACCCGACCGGCAGCAGCCTTGCACCGGTGGTGGCGCGCCGCGTGCTGCAACTGGCCAAAACCTTTGACGTGCAGGTGGTCGAAGACGACGTTTATGCGGATCTGCGCAGTGGTTCCGGTACACGTCTGGCTGCGCTGGACGACAACGTGATTTATGTGGGCAGCTATTCCAAAACCCTCAGCAGTTCCTTGCGGGTCGGTTTCGTGGTGGCCGGTGCCGCAGTCACTATGCGTCTGGCCGAGGTCAAGATGATCACTGGCATGGGGGCCTCACGATTTTGCGAGTCGGTGCTGGCCTGCCTGTTGGCAAACGGTGCCTACGGCAAACTGGTGCAACGCCAGCGCCAACGCTTGAACAACGACCGGCGGGTGGTGTTGCAAATGCTCGAGGATGCCGAATGGGAAATTTTCGGCAAACCGGCGGGAGGCCTGTTCATTTGGGCGCGATCAAGAATGGCCGACTACGATCAGGTGCGCACCCAGGCACGTCGCCTGGGTGTGCTGCTGTCATCGAAGACCGCCTTCAACTCCTCGGGTGGGGCCAGCGACTGGCAGCGTATCAACGTGGCCTATGCCTGCGACCCGCGTGCCCGTGCGTTCTTTCAGGCCACTGCCCGGGATCGACCTCAAGCGTTCTGA
- a CDS encoding LysR family transcriptional regulator, which translates to MSINLPLPLLGEMAIFVKVVETGSFSEAARQLGSSPSAVSRSISRLEKALATRLLQRTTRKLRLSDGGEEVFKRCQEMVNAARSVMEISGQFTDEPEGLVRISVPKAVGRIVIHPHMPEFLRRYPKVDVELLLEDRQVDLIDDHVDLAIRITDRPPAGLVGRRLLTIDHMLCATPQYLAEHGTPTHPHDLLNHSCIYLGETPSDARWKFKKGSQSVTVGVRGRYAANHTGVRYGAVLQHIGIGSLPYFTARHALEKGLMVQVLPDWTFLASYHGGAWLLHSPTRYLPPKLRVLIDYLVECLEKEPTLGKPGKSNGPGWSPSEYELPESDGLF; encoded by the coding sequence GTGAGCATAAATCTTCCACTGCCGCTGCTCGGTGAAATGGCGATCTTCGTCAAGGTTGTCGAGACGGGCAGTTTCTCCGAGGCGGCTCGTCAGTTGGGCTCTTCACCTTCGGCGGTCAGTCGTAGTATTTCACGTCTGGAGAAGGCGCTCGCGACCCGATTGCTGCAACGCACCACGCGCAAGTTGCGCCTGAGCGACGGTGGCGAGGAGGTGTTCAAGCGCTGCCAGGAAATGGTCAACGCCGCCCGTTCGGTGATGGAAATCAGTGGTCAGTTCACGGATGAACCCGAGGGGCTGGTGCGTATCAGCGTGCCGAAAGCGGTGGGCCGGATCGTGATTCACCCGCATATGCCGGAGTTTTTGCGCCGTTATCCCAAGGTGGATGTGGAACTGTTGCTTGAGGACCGCCAGGTTGATTTGATTGACGACCACGTCGACCTGGCGATCCGCATCACTGATCGGCCACCTGCGGGACTGGTGGGGCGGCGGTTGCTGACGATCGATCATATGCTCTGCGCGACGCCGCAGTACCTGGCCGAGCACGGTACGCCGACTCACCCCCACGACTTGCTCAACCACAGTTGCATTTACCTGGGCGAAACCCCGAGCGATGCGCGCTGGAAGTTCAAGAAAGGCAGCCAATCGGTCACCGTCGGTGTGCGCGGTCGCTATGCCGCCAATCACACCGGCGTACGTTATGGCGCGGTGCTGCAGCACATCGGGATTGGCAGCCTGCCGTATTTCACGGCGCGCCATGCCCTGGAGAAAGGGCTGATGGTGCAGGTGCTGCCGGACTGGACTTTTCTCGCGTCTTATCACGGAGGCGCCTGGTTGCTGCATTCGCCAACCCGGTACTTGCCTCCCAAGCTACGGGTGCTGATCGATTACCTGGTGGAGTGCCTGGAGAAGGAGCCGACGCTGGGCAAGCCGGGTAAGTCCAACGGTCCGGGCTGGTCGCCGTCGGAGTATGAACTGCCGGAAAGTGACGGCTTGTTCTGA
- a CDS encoding DUF3613 domain-containing protein, with protein sequence MNTKRLLILCMACLSTAAWAIEPGPSSVQQQGTEQWLQLQIRGVVASPILQTASATERDLAMQRWLNSFNYPIPEFYDQDESGKMNIGN encoded by the coding sequence ATGAATACCAAAAGGCTGTTGATCCTGTGCATGGCTTGCCTGTCCACCGCTGCCTGGGCCATTGAGCCGGGCCCCTCTTCGGTGCAGCAACAAGGCACCGAACAGTGGTTGCAACTGCAGATTCGCGGCGTGGTTGCCTCCCCTATTCTGCAAACCGCTTCGGCTACCGAACGTGACCTGGCCATGCAGCGCTGGCTCAACAGCTTCAACTATCCGATTCCGGAATTTTATGATCAGGATGAATCGGGAAAAATGAACATCGGCAACTGA
- a CDS encoding type II and III secretion system protein family protein — translation MCFRPMPAFKRIIHGLFWMGLSVDAAQAALSSCPQLDNWPATYEVGQGLQNELRSPAPITKLAVGDPKIADVQPSGSDAFILTGIAPGTTSLMVWTACSKTPRQSMVFVRGKATSALTSVPSVPSDDPQLPSQVQTDIRFVEVSRTKLKEASASIFGVRGNFLFGSPRTLPTIGGIVTPSIPVNNDMFNLTFATGNTLVALNALEGSGFAYTLARPSLVALSGQSASFLAGGEVPIPVPSSGSDNVSIEYKEFGIRLTLTPTIVGKNRIALKVAPEVSELDFTNAVKIAGTIVPALTVRRTDTSISLADGESFVISGLISTHNDSRVNKFPGLGDIPVLGAFFRDSTINREERELLMIVTPHLVQPLAANAQLPSLPGEQLRNYDPNFYRMFFLENGDFDSLSGLSQ, via the coding sequence ATGTGCTTTCGTCCCATGCCTGCTTTCAAGCGAATTATCCATGGTCTGTTCTGGATGGGCCTCAGCGTGGATGCGGCTCAGGCCGCGCTGTCCAGCTGTCCGCAACTGGACAATTGGCCGGCAACGTACGAGGTCGGTCAGGGGCTGCAGAATGAACTGCGCAGCCCCGCTCCGATAACAAAACTGGCGGTGGGGGACCCGAAAATTGCCGACGTGCAACCCAGCGGCAGCGACGCTTTCATACTCACCGGTATTGCACCGGGAACCACCAGCCTGATGGTCTGGACCGCCTGTTCGAAAACGCCGCGCCAAAGCATGGTCTTCGTCAGGGGTAAAGCCACCTCGGCGCTGACCAGCGTACCTTCTGTGCCTTCCGACGATCCGCAGTTGCCGAGCCAGGTGCAGACCGATATCCGCTTCGTTGAAGTCAGCCGGACCAAACTCAAGGAAGCCTCCGCCTCGATTTTCGGCGTCCGGGGCAACTTCCTGTTCGGCTCGCCGAGAACCTTGCCCACCATCGGCGGCATCGTCACGCCGTCGATACCGGTGAACAACGACATGTTCAACCTCACCTTTGCTACCGGCAATACCCTGGTGGCACTCAACGCGCTGGAGGGCAGCGGTTTCGCCTACACCCTGGCGCGGCCAAGCCTGGTAGCGCTCAGCGGGCAGAGCGCGAGCTTCCTGGCCGGCGGTGAAGTACCGATTCCGGTGCCCAGTTCAGGCAGCGATAACGTGTCCATCGAGTACAAGGAATTCGGTATCCGCCTGACCCTGACGCCGACCATCGTCGGGAAAAACCGCATCGCGCTGAAGGTGGCGCCGGAAGTCAGTGAACTGGACTTCACCAACGCAGTGAAAATCGCCGGCACGATAGTCCCGGCCCTGACCGTGCGCCGTACCGATACCAGCATCTCCCTGGCCGACGGCGAAAGCTTCGTCATCAGCGGCCTGATCAGCACCCACAACGATTCACGGGTGAACAAGTTTCCGGGGCTGGGCGATATCCCGGTTCTGGGCGCGTTTTTCCGCGACAGCACCATCAACCGTGAAGAGCGCGAACTGCTGATGATCGTCACTCCCCATCTGGTCCAGCCGCTGGCTGCCAATGCACAACTACCGTCATTGCCTGGCGAGCAGCTGCGCAACTACGACCCGAACTTCTATCGCATGTTCTTCCTGGAAAATGGCGACTTCGACAGTCTCAGCGGGCTCTCGCAATGA
- a CDS encoding SDR family oxidoreductase, producing MSMTFSGQVVVVTGGAAGIGRATAQAFAAEGLKVVVADMDTAGGEGTVALIRTAGGEATFVRCNVSLENDVKNLMDEVINTYGRLDYAFNNAGIEVEKGKLAEGTLDEFDAIMGVNVKGVWLCMKYQLPLLLAQGGGAIVNTASVAGLGAAPKMSIYAASKHAVIGLTKSAAIEYAKKKIRVNAVCPAVIDTDMFRRAYEADPKKGEFANAMHPVGRIGKVEEIASAVLYLCSDGAAFTTGHSLAVDGGVTAF from the coding sequence ATGAGCATGACGTTTTCCGGCCAGGTGGTCGTAGTGACAGGCGGGGCGGCCGGTATTGGCCGTGCGACCGCCCAGGCATTTGCCGCCGAGGGCCTTAAGGTCGTAGTGGCCGATATGGACACTGCGGGCGGCGAGGGCACGGTGGCGCTGATTCGTACGGCCGGTGGCGAAGCGACCTTCGTGCGCTGCAACGTTTCTCTGGAAAACGATGTAAAAAATCTGATGGATGAGGTGATCAACACTTATGGTCGCCTCGACTATGCCTTCAACAACGCCGGCATCGAAGTCGAGAAAGGCAAGCTGGCTGAAGGTACGCTCGACGAGTTCGACGCGATCATGGGCGTCAACGTCAAAGGCGTCTGGCTGTGCATGAAATACCAGTTGCCGTTGCTGCTGGCGCAAGGGGGCGGCGCGATCGTCAATACGGCATCGGTAGCCGGCCTTGGGGCAGCGCCGAAAATGAGCATCTATGCAGCCTCCAAGCATGCGGTGATCGGCCTGACCAAGTCGGCGGCCATCGAGTACGCGAAGAAAAAGATCCGGGTCAACGCCGTGTGCCCGGCGGTGATCGACACCGATATGTTCCGTCGCGCTTATGAGGCTGATCCGAAAAAAGGCGAATTCGCCAACGCCATGCATCCGGTCGGTCGCATCGGCAAGGTCGAAGAGATCGCCAGCGCGGTGCTGTACTTGTGCAGCGATGGTGCGGCGTTCACCACGGGGCATTCGTTGGCCGTGGATGGTGGTGTCACCGCGTTTTAA
- the ltrA gene encoding group II intron reverse transcriptase/maturase: METANGETVRSSVSDEVNRPQNEPDNAGQGLLERAFARENLKRAWKRVKANKGAAGVDGLDIEQTAEHLLTRWPTIREQLLSGVYRPSPVRRVVIPKPDGGQRELGIPTVTDRLIQQALLQVLQPILDPTFSEHSYGFRPGRSAQDAVLAAQRHVSSGRRVVVDVDLEKFFDRVDHDILIDRLGKRIADRAVVRLIRAYLDAGTLINDVVEKSRCGAPQGGPLSPLLANVLLDEVDRELERRGHCFVRYADDANVYVRSHKAGQRVMDLLKRLYERLHLSVNESKSAVASAFGRKFLGYAFWASPQAVKRAVAVKARKQFKQRIRELTRRSGGRSLRQVVENLRPYLMGWKTYFGLSQTPKIWRELDEWMRHRLRAIQLKQWRRGPTIYRELRGLGASSQTARKVAANSHSWWRNSRFELNRVLNVAWFDRLGLVRLS, translated from the coding sequence ATGGAGACTGCGAACGGTGAAACCGTGAGAAGCTCCGTCAGCGACGAGGTCAATCGCCCGCAAAATGAACCCGACAACGCAGGGCAAGGGCTGCTGGAGCGGGCCTTTGCGAGAGAAAACCTGAAACGGGCGTGGAAGCGGGTCAAGGCCAACAAAGGTGCGGCGGGAGTCGACGGTCTGGATATTGAACAGACCGCCGAGCATCTGCTGACTCGATGGCCAACGATTCGTGAACAGCTTCTATCAGGTGTCTACCGGCCCAGTCCGGTACGCCGAGTGGTCATTCCCAAACCTGACGGCGGTCAGCGCGAGTTGGGTATTCCCACGGTCACCGACCGCTTGATCCAACAAGCGTTGCTGCAAGTCTTGCAGCCAATACTCGATCCGACGTTCAGTGAACATAGCTACGGCTTTCGCCCGGGGCGCTCGGCGCAGGATGCCGTTCTAGCGGCTCAGCGTCATGTGTCTTCAGGGCGCAGAGTGGTGGTGGATGTTGATCTGGAGAAGTTCTTTGACCGGGTCGATCACGACATTTTGATTGATCGTCTAGGCAAAAGGATCGCGGACCGGGCGGTTGTTCGCTTGATCCGGGCTTATCTGGATGCGGGAACGCTGATCAATGACGTGGTCGAGAAAAGCCGCTGCGGGGCGCCGCAAGGCGGTCCGCTGTCGCCGTTGCTGGCGAATGTGCTGCTGGACGAAGTGGATCGGGAGCTTGAGCGTCGAGGTCATTGCTTCGTGCGCTATGCCGACGATGCGAATGTGTATGTCCGCAGTCATAAGGCGGGGCAACGGGTGATGGACTTGCTGAAGCGTCTGTATGAAAGGCTGCACTTGAGCGTCAACGAGAGCAAGAGTGCGGTGGCGAGCGCGTTTGGCCGCAAGTTTCTGGGATACGCCTTCTGGGCTTCTCCACAAGCCGTCAAAAGAGCAGTGGCGGTCAAGGCGCGCAAGCAGTTCAAACAACGGATACGCGAACTCACCCGTCGCTCAGGCGGTCGCAGTCTGCGACAAGTTGTCGAGAACCTACGCCCTTATCTTATGGGCTGGAAAACTTACTTCGGGTTGTCACAAACGCCGAAAATCTGGCGAGAGCTGGACGAGTGGATGCGACACCGATTGCGAGCGATCCAGCTTAAACAATGGAGGCGTGGTCCGACGATTTACCGCGAACTGCGGGGGTTGGGAGCCAGCAGCCAAACGGCTCGGAAAGTGGCGGCCAACTCTCATAGCTGGTGGCGTAACAGCCGCTTTGAGCTCAATCGAGTGTTGAATGTGGCGTGGTTCGACAGACTGGGTCTGGTGCGACTCTCATAA
- a CDS encoding alanyl-tRNA editing protein, which produces MTLRLFFHSDELKANVEVLECTPHENEFAVVLRATLFHPQGGGQPSDTGWIGESQVLRVMQDPERIIHFVDQPVKTGMTQIRVDEQRRLFNTRMHSAGHLIGHFVQTMGWMPIKAHHWPGEGRVQFKPGNCAQDIEARTIEHGIGQWVDHDLPRLTSLREGVREIGFGELPAYGCGGTHVRSLKDLGAVTIASLSQKKGTLSVHYHVD; this is translated from the coding sequence ATGACGCTGCGCCTTTTTTTCCATAGTGATGAGCTCAAGGCCAACGTGGAAGTCCTGGAATGCACCCCTCACGAAAACGAATTTGCCGTGGTCTTGCGCGCGACCCTGTTCCACCCTCAGGGTGGCGGACAGCCTTCTGACACCGGCTGGATCGGCGAAAGCCAGGTGCTGCGCGTGATGCAGGATCCCGAGCGGATCATTCATTTTGTCGACCAGCCGGTAAAAACCGGGATGACGCAAATCCGCGTCGATGAGCAGCGCCGGTTGTTCAACACGCGCATGCATTCGGCCGGGCATTTGATCGGGCACTTTGTACAAACCATGGGCTGGATGCCGATCAAGGCGCATCACTGGCCTGGTGAAGGCCGTGTGCAATTCAAGCCGGGCAATTGCGCGCAGGACATTGAGGCCCGGACAATTGAGCATGGCATCGGACAGTGGGTCGACCACGACCTGCCGCGCCTGACTTCACTGCGCGAAGGTGTCCGGGAAATCGGCTTCGGTGAACTGCCCGCCTACGGTTGTGGCGGTACCCATGTACGCAGCTTGAAGGATCTGGGCGCGGTCACCATCGCCTCCCTTTCGCAGAAAAAAGGCACGCTGTCCGTCCACTATCACGTGGACTGA
- the pyrF gene encoding orotidine-5'-phosphate decarboxylase: MSACQTPIIVALDFPTRDAALKLADQLDPKLCRVKVGKELFTSCASEIVGTLRDKGFEVFLDLKFHDIPNTTAMAVKAAAEMGVWMVNVHCSGGLRMMAACREVLDQRSGPKPLLIGVTVLTSMEREDLAGIGLDIEPQEQVLRLAALAEKAGMDGLVCSALEAQALKTAHPSLQLVTPGIRPAGSAQDDQRRILTPRQALDAGSDYLVIGRPISQAADPAKALADVVAELA; this comes from the coding sequence ATGTCCGCCTGCCAGACTCCTATCATCGTCGCCCTGGATTTCCCTACCCGTGACGCCGCACTGAAGCTGGCCGATCAGTTGGACCCGAAGCTGTGCCGGGTCAAAGTCGGTAAGGAGCTGTTCACCAGCTGCGCCTCGGAAATCGTCGGCACTCTGCGCGACAAGGGTTTCGAAGTGTTCCTGGACCTCAAGTTCCACGACATCCCGAACACCACCGCGATGGCCGTCAAGGCCGCTGCGGAAATGGGCGTGTGGATGGTCAACGTGCATTGCTCCGGTGGCCTGCGCATGATGGCCGCGTGCCGTGAAGTGCTGGATCAGCGCAGCGGTCCGAAGCCACTACTGATCGGCGTGACCGTGTTGACCAGCATGGAGCGTGAAGATCTGGCGGGTATCGGTCTGGACATCGAGCCCCAGGAGCAGGTGCTGCGCCTGGCCGCCCTGGCGGAAAAAGCCGGGATGGACGGCCTGGTGTGCTCGGCCCTGGAAGCCCAGGCCCTGAAAACGGCGCATCCGTCGCTGCAACTGGTGACCCCGGGGATTCGCCCGGCGGGCAGCGCGCAGGACGATCAGCGCCGCATCCTGACCCCGCGTCAGGCGCTGGATGCCGGTTCCGACTACCTGGTGATTGGCCGTCCGATCAGCCAGGCGGCAGATCCGGCGAAAGCCTTGGCCGACGTTGTGGCCGAACTCGCCTGA
- a CDS encoding PA2817 family protein, with product MSNIVADHLVLLDHLRSILVAVGEAEQVPEESHALFLERFDELLASLPIDPIESQYLGQDILTQVISRYPQIAHLIPRDLLWYFAGDCLHYLSDEEIDLYQALEERRFEAEQNDEPFDWNQEKQLLALSNQDSKH from the coding sequence GTGTCCAACATCGTTGCCGATCATCTCGTTTTACTCGACCACCTGCGCAGCATCCTGGTCGCCGTAGGTGAGGCCGAGCAGGTTCCCGAAGAAAGCCATGCCTTGTTCCTTGAGCGCTTCGACGAACTGCTGGCGTCACTGCCGATCGATCCGATCGAAAGCCAATACCTGGGCCAGGACATCCTGACTCAAGTCATTTCCCGTTATCCGCAAATCGCCCACCTGATTCCACGGGATCTGCTGTGGTATTTCGCCGGTGACTGCCTGCACTACTTGTCCGATGAAGAAATCGACCTGTATCAGGCACTGGAAGAGCGCCGTTTCGAAGCCGAACAGAACGACGAGCCTTTCGACTGGAACCAGGAAAAGCAGCTGCTGGCGCTGTCAAACCAGGACAGCAAGCACTGA
- a CDS encoding NADP-dependent oxidoreductase produces the protein MTSQTNRQFLLAKRPVGAATRETFTYQEIPVGEPAAGQILVENQYLSLDPAMRGWMNEGKSYIPPVGLGEVMRALGVGKVIASNNPGFAVGDYVNGALGVQDFFLGEPRGFYKVDPKLAPLPRYLSALGMTGMTAYFALLDVGAPKAGDTVVLSGAAGAVGSIAGQIAKIKGCRVVGIAGGADKCKFLVDELGFDGAIDYKSEDVLAGLKRECPKGVDVYFDNVGGDILDAVLSRLNMKARVVICGAISQYNNKEAVKGPANYLSLLVNRARMEGFVVMDYAAQYASAAQEMAGWMAKGQLKSKEDIVEGLETFPETLMKLFNGENFGKLVLKV, from the coding sequence ATGACTTCCCAGACCAATCGCCAATTCCTGCTCGCCAAACGTCCGGTGGGCGCGGCGACCCGCGAGACATTCACTTATCAGGAAATACCGGTCGGCGAGCCGGCGGCAGGTCAGATCCTGGTCGAAAACCAATACCTGTCCCTGGACCCGGCCATGCGTGGCTGGATGAATGAGGGCAAGTCCTACATCCCGCCGGTCGGGCTCGGCGAAGTCATGCGCGCCTTGGGCGTGGGCAAAGTCATTGCGTCGAACAACCCAGGGTTCGCGGTCGGGGATTACGTCAACGGCGCCCTGGGCGTGCAGGATTTTTTCCTCGGCGAGCCGCGAGGTTTCTACAAGGTTGATCCGAAACTGGCCCCCCTGCCACGTTACTTGTCGGCGCTGGGCATGACCGGGATGACGGCGTACTTCGCCCTGCTTGACGTCGGCGCTCCGAAGGCCGGTGACACCGTGGTGCTGTCGGGCGCGGCCGGCGCCGTGGGCAGCATCGCCGGGCAAATCGCCAAGATCAAAGGCTGCCGTGTCGTCGGCATCGCCGGCGGTGCGGACAAGTGCAAGTTCCTGGTCGATGAACTGGGTTTCGATGGCGCTATCGACTACAAGAGCGAAGACGTCCTCGCCGGCCTCAAGCGCGAGTGCCCGAAAGGCGTCGACGTGTACTTCGATAACGTCGGTGGCGACATTCTCGACGCGGTTTTGAGCCGTCTGAACATGAAGGCACGCGTGGTGATTTGCGGTGCCATCAGCCAGTACAACAACAAGGAAGCGGTCAAGGGACCGGCCAACTACCTGTCGCTACTGGTCAACCGCGCGCGCATGGAAGGTTTTGTGGTGATGGACTACGCCGCCCAATACGCCAGCGCCGCACAGGAAATGGCCGGCTGGATGGCCAAGGGGCAGCTCAAGAGCAAGGAAGATATTGTCGAAGGACTGGAGACCTTCCCGGAGACGCTGATGAAATTGTTCAATGGCGAGAATTTCGGGAAGTTGGTGCTGAAGGTCTAA